Proteins encoded together in one Eubalaena glacialis isolate mEubGla1 chromosome 7, mEubGla1.1.hap2.+ XY, whole genome shotgun sequence window:
- the NBEAL2 gene encoding neurobeachin-like protein 2 isoform X4 has product MEPALGPGVQKDLGYLQQWLKAFVGTFEKSISLSSLEPRRPEEAGAEVPLLPRDSLHVLAEQLDEGDLEQALLLLKLFVILCRNPENVEAGWGQVLVPRVLALLTHLVAKLKGPPPPEKGRGSQLENVGLHALLLCEGLFDPYQTWRRQHSGEVISSKEKSKYKFPPAALPCGFSTFFRESLQDADHLPPVLLLRLIHLFGAVLAGGKENGQKAVSAGTVQGLLNVVRGWGHGPAQDPRLVPLALEALVGAVHVLHASRTPPRGPELRALLEGYFHVLNADWPAGPSLDPEEALITLRVSMLDAIPMMLACEDRPVLQATFLSNNCFEHLIRLIQNSKVLDQDTDAIAVHVVRVLTCVMSGSPSAKEVFKERIGYPHLQEVLQSHGPPTHRLLQELLNMAVEGNHSTCPPPPIRNEQPVLVLMRWLPALPTAELRLFLAQRLWWLCDSCPASRATCVQAGLVGCLLETLSEGVALGARCQEQLLALLQALGHVSLRPLELRRLLRPPPGLDSGPGGAEAGDARHAGAIIRTLSGMARHRGPARALCYFDLTPSMAGIMVPPVQRWPGPGFTFHAWLCLHPTAVTPAPAPTRPLQRKQLYSFFTSSGSGFEAFFTAGTLVVAVCTRKEYLTTSLPEVSFADSAWHCVAIVHVPGRRPFSQNLVHVYKDGHLVKTAPLRCPSLSEPFSSCCIGSAGHRTTTTTTGLPVPPVPAALAHTHPSLTRSLSVPATTGLGWGSGLVAPLQEGSISSTLAGTQDTRWGSPTSLEGELGAVAIFHEALQAAALRVLCTLGPNETAPFKPEGELHELGTKLLLHYSPQACKNNICLDLSPGHGLDGRLTGHRVETWDVKDVVNCVGGMGALLPLLERVATQPQEAEAGPAETHDLVGPELTSGHNTTQGLLLPLGKSSEERMERNAVAAFLLMLRNFLQGHAVNQESLVQCQGPAIIGALLRKVPSWAMDMNVLMSAQLLMEQVAAEGSGPLLYLLYQHLLFNFHLWTLSDFAVRLGHIQYVSSIVREHRQKLRKKYGVQFILDALRAHYSLQRERPLAADDLRTVQTSLLGLAREFLVRSSSTDDLQVVLNFLAAAGDDGQVLGALDLLLALLQGSPAQESLAVFLLEPGNLEVLLALLVRPRPMPLLPDRVCKILRRLQQNERLPERSRQRLRLRECGLQGLVACLPEGAVSPQLCQGLFKLFLGADCLNLSDLLAVVQLSLQADLSIRLDICRQLFHLIYGQPDVVRLLARQAGWQDVLTRLFVLEAVTAGSPLPFTPEPPTSPEPALHKPPTESPEPSDVFLPAEVPCPDPDAFYQALSPFSAPFELGLERASVSSGNTAGGGSGSGTLTPASQPGTPSPLDGPRSFPIAQGRHSSSLSNVLEDGSLPEPTISGDDTSNTSNPQQTCEEELCNLLTNVLFSVTWRGVDGSDEAAWRERGQVFSVLTQLGASATLVRPPDCIKRSLLEMMLESALTDIKEAPLGVLASLTQQALWLLRLLQDFLCAEGHGNQELWSEKLFEGVCSLLDRLGAWLHLANGTADLREMAQIGLRLVLGYILLEDPQLHAQAYVKLHALLQTAVPMRREEACYVLSKLEAVLARALNTPPSETPTGDGEPPSAAAAAERCSWLVPLVRTLLNRAYGPLGLQWGLPSLPPTNGSPTFFEDFQAFCATPEWRHFIDKQVQPTMSQFEMDTYAKSHDLMSGFWNACYDMLMSSGQRRQRERARGRRAFQELVLEPAQRRARLEGLRYTAALKQQAAQHSTALLHWGALWRQLSSPCGAWALRNPPTPRWKLSSAETYSRMRLKLVPNHHFNPHLEASALRDNLGESPLTPTEEASLPLAVTKEAKVSSLPEELQEDQLGEDELAALETVLEAAELDEQHEKLVLSAECQLVTVVAVVPGLLEVTTQHVYFYDGSAERVETEEGIGHDFRRPLAQLREVHLRRFNLRRSALELFFIDQANYFLNFPCKMGGATASSPCQAPRPQPCPIPPHTQVRNQVYSWLLRLRPPTQGYLSSRSPQEMLRASGLTQKWVQREISNFEYLMQLNTIAGRTYNDLSQYPVFPWVLQDYVSPTLDLSNPVVFRDLSKPIGVVNPKHAQLVREKYESFEDPAGTIDKFHYGTHYSNAAGVMHYLIRVEPFTSLHVQLQSGRFDCSDRQFHSVAAAWQARLESPADVKELIPEFFYFPDFLENQNGFDLGCLQLTNEKVGDVVLPPWASSPEDFIQQHRRALESEYVSTHLHEWIDLIFGYKQRGPAAEEALNVFYYCTYEGAVDLDQVADERERKALEGIISNFGQTPCQLLKEPHPARLSAEEAAQRLARLDTNSPSIFQHLDQLKAFFAEVISDGVPLVLALVPHRQPHSFITQGSADLLVTVSASGLLGTHSWLPYDRNISNYFSFSKDPTVGNPKMQRLLSGPWVPGGGVSGQALAAAPDGKLVFSGGHWDGSLRVTALPRGKLLNQLSCHLDVVTCLALDTCGIYLISGSRDTTCMVWRLLQQGGVSVGLASKPVQVLYGHEAAVSCVAISTELDMAVSGSEDGTVIIHTVRRGQFVAALRPPGATLPGPVSHLALGSEGQILVQSSARERLGAQVTYSLHLYSVNGRLRASLPLVEQPTALAVTEDFVLLGTAQCALHILHLNKLLPAAPPLPMKVPIRSVAVTKERSHVLVGLEDGKLIVVGAGQPSEVRSSQFARKLWRSSRRISQVSSGETEYNPGEAR; this is encoded by the exons ATGGAACCAGCTCTGGGGCCTGGGGTCCAG AAGGACCTGGGCTATCTGCAGCAGTGGCTGAAGGCCTTTGTGGGTACCTTCGAGAAGAGCATCTCACTGTCCTCTCTGGAGCCACGCAG GCCGGAGGAGGCAGGTGCGGAGGTGCCGCTGCTACCTCGGGATTCGCTGCACGTGCTGGCCGAGCAGCTAGACGAGGGGGACCTGGAGCAAGCCCTGCTGCTGCTCAAGCTCTTCGTCATCCTCTGCAG GAACCCGGAGAATGTAGAGGCAGGCTGGGGCCAGGTGCTGGTGCCCCGGGTGCTGGCATTGCTGACCCACTTGGTGGCCAAG CTGAAAGGACCCCCACCACCGGAGAAGGGCCGTGGGTCCCAGCTGGAAAATGTAGGCCTGCATGCCCTGCTCCTCTGTGAGGGCCTCTTCGACCCCTACCAGACCTGGCGGCGCCAGCACAGCGG GGAAGTCATCAGCTCCAAGGAGAAGAGCAAGTACAAGTTCCCTCCTGCGGCTTTGCCCTGTGGATTCAGCACCTTCTTCCGAG agAGCCTGCAGGATGCGGATCACTTGCCTCCTGTGCTCCTGCTGCGTCTCATCCACCTCTTTGGTGCTGTCCTTGCAGGAGGGAAG GAGAACGGGCAGAAGGCTGTGAGCGCTGGCACTGTTCAGGGCCTGCTGAATGTGGTGCGGGGCTGGGGCCACGGGCCAGCCCAGGACCCCCGCCTAGTGCCGCTGGCACTGGAGGCACTGGTGGGTGCGGTACATGTCCTGCACGCCAGCCGCACACCCCCCCGGGGGCCAGAGCTCCGAGCCCTGCTTGAGGGCTACTTCCATGTCCTTAATGCCGACTGGCCGGCCGGGCCAAGCCTGGACCCCGAAGAGGCCCTCATCACCCTACGGGTCAGCATGCTCG ACGCCATCCCCATGATGCTGGCATGTGAGGACCGGCCAGTGCTGCAGGCCACCTTCCTCAGCAACAATTGCTTTGAACACCTTATTCGCCTCATCCAGAACAGCAAG gtaCTGGACCAGGACACAGACGCCATTGCAGTCCACGTAGTCAGAGTGTTGACCTGCGTCATGAGCGGCTCCCCCTCCGCCAAG GAGGTGTTTAAGGAGCGCATCGGCTACCCTCACCTGCAAGAGGTTCTGCAGAGTCACGGTCCCCCCACCCATCGACTGTTGCAAGAGCTGCTCAACATG GCTGTGGAGGGCAACCACAGCACGTGTCCGCCACCACCAATCCGCAATGAGCAGCCGGTGCTGGTGCTAATGCGGTGGCTGCCAGCACTGCCCACAGCTGAGCTGCGGCTCTTCCTAGCACAGCGCCTCTGGTGGCTCTGTGACAGCTGCCCTGCCAGCCGTGCCACGTGTGTCCAGGCCGGTCTGGTGGGCTGCTTGTTGGAGACGCTCAGCGAGGGGGTAGCCCTGGGGGCCCGCTGCCAGGAGCAGCTGCTGGCGCTGCTGCAAGCATTGGGCCACGTGTCACTAAGGCCCTTGGAGCTGCGTCGCTTGCTTCGTCCCCCGCCAGGGCTGGACTCAGGGCCGGGTGGAGCTGAGGCTGGGGATGCCCGACACGCAGGTGCCATCATCCGCACGCTCTCAGGCATGGCCCGGCACCGGGGCCCGGCACGAGCCCTGTGCTACTTTGACCTCACGCCCAGCATGGCGGGTATCATGGTACCCCCCGTGCAGCGATGgccaggacctggcttcacctTCCATGCCTGGCTGTGTCTGCACCCCACGGCTGTAACACCTGCCCCGGCCCCCACCCGGCCGCTCCAGCGAAAGCAACTGTACAG CTTCTTCACCAGCAGCGGCTCAGGGTTTGAAGCCTTCTTCACGGCTGGGACCCTGGTGGTGGCCGTGTGCACCCGGAAGGAGTACTTGACCACGAGCTTGCCTGAAGTGTCCTTTGCCGACTCTGCCTGG CACTGTGTGGCCATTGTCCATGTGCCCGGGCGCCGGCCCTTCAGCCAGAACCTGGTGCATGTCTACAAAGACGGCCATCTGGTGAAGACGGCACCCCTTCGCTGCCCCTCCCTTAGTGAG CCTTTCTCCTCCTGCTGTATCGGCTCTGCTGGGCACCGCACAACGACCACCACCACGGGCCTGCCTGTGCCACCCGTCCCCGCTGCCCTGGCTCACactcacccctccctcacccgcTCCCTGTCAGTCCCGGCCACCACAGGGCTTGGCTGGGGGTCCGGGCTGGTGGCCCCCCTGCAGGAGGGCAGCATCAGCTCCACCCTCGCAGGCACACAGGACACTCGGTGGGGCAGCCCCACATCCCTGGAGGGCGAGCTGGGGGCTGTGGCCATCTTCCATgaagccctgcaggcagcagcccTGCGGGTCCTGTGCACCCTGG GGCCCAATGAGACAGCACCCTTCAAGCCTGAGGGTGAACTGCATGAACTTGGCACCAAGCTGCTCCTCCATTACTCACCTCAG GCCTGTAAGAACAACATCTGCCTGGACCTGTCCCCTGGCCACGGGCTGGATGGCCGCCTGACAGGCCACAGGGTGGAGACGTGGGACGTGAAG GATGTGGTGAATTGCGTGGGAGGCATGGGTGCCCTGCTGCCCCTGCTGGAACGAGTGGCTACACAGCCCCAAGAAGCCGAGGCAGGTCCAGCAGAAACACATGACCTTGTGGGGCCCGAACTGACCTCTGGCCACAACACCACCCAGGGACTGCTTCTCCCACTAGGCAAGTCCTCAG AGGAGCGAATGGAGAGGAATGCAGTGGCTGCCTTTCTGCTGATGCTGCGGAACTTCCTACAGGGCCATGCTGTGAACCAGGAGAGCCTGGTGCAGTGCCAGGGGCCTGCCATCATTGGGGCCCTCCTGCGCAAG GTCCCCAGCTGGGCCATGGACATGAATGTGCTCATGTCTGCCCAGCTTCTGATGGAGCAGGTGGCAGCCGAGGGCAGTGGGCCCCTCCTGTACCTGCTCTACCAGCATTTGCTCTTCAACTTTCACCTCTGGACCCTTAGCGACTTTGCTGTGCGCCTGG GCCACATCCAGTATGTGTCTAGCATAGTCCGTGAGCATAGACAGAAGCTGCGGAAGAAGTACGGGGTCCAGTTCATCCTCGATGCTCTGCGCGCTCACTACAG CCTACAGCGGGAGCGCCCCCTAGCGGCTGATGACCTGCGCACAGTGCAGACTTCACTGCTGGGCCTGGCGCGGGAGTTTCTGGTGCGGAGCTCTTCCACTGATGACCTGCAGGTGGTGCTGAACTTTCTGGCGGCTGCGGGTGATGATGGCCAG GTGCTGGGTGCGCTGGACCTGCTGCTGGCACTGCTGCAGGGCTCCCCAGCACAGGAGTCTTTGGCTGTCTTCCTGCTGGAGCCAGGGAACCTTGAGGTGCTGCTGGCACTGCTGGTGCGGCCAAGGCCCATGCCCTTGCTGCCCGACCGAGTCTGCAAG ATCCTGCGCAGACTGCAGCAGAATGAGCGCTTACCTGAGCGCAGCCGCCAGCGGCTCCGGCTACGAGAGTGTGGCCTCCAGGGTCTCGTTGCCTGCCTGCCAGAGGGGGCCGTTTCCCCCCAGCTCTGCCAGGGCCTCTTCAAGCTGTTCCTGGGGGCAG ATTGCCTGAACCTCTCAGATCTATTGGCTGTGGTGCAGCTGTCCCTCCAGGCTGACCTCAGCATCCGCTTAGACATCTGTCGTCAG CTCTTCCACCTCATCTACGGACAGCCAGACGTAGTGCGGCTGCTGGCCCGACAGGCCGGCTGGCAGGATGTGCTGACCCGGCTGTTTGTCCTGGAAGCCGTCACAGCTGGCAGTCCCCTGCCCTTTACCCCCGAGCCACCCACCTCCCCGGAGCCAGCCTTACACAAGCCACCCACTGAGTCACCTGAGCCTTCGGACGTCTTCCTGCCCGCAGAGGTCCCCTGCCCTGACCCTGACGCCTTTTACCAGGCTCTTTCCCCATTCTCTGCACCCTTTGAGCTGGGCCTGGAACGGGCCAGTGTGAGTTCAGGCAATACTGCTGGCGGTGGCAGTGGCAGTGGGACTCTCACTCCAGCTAGCCAGCCTGGCACACCTTCCCCGCTGGATGGGCCCCGGTCCTTCCCTATTGCCCAGGGCCGCCACAGCTCCAGTCTCTCCAACGTGCTGGAGGATGGCAGCCTGCCAGAGCCCACCATCAGTGGGGATGACACCTCTAATACAAGCAACCCTCAG CAAACCTGTGAGGAGGAGCTTTGTAACCTGCTCACCAATGTGCTGTTCTCGGTGACTTGGCGGGGAGTGGATGGCAGTGACGAGGCTGCCTGGCGGGAGCGCGGCCAGGTCTTCTCCGTGCTCACCCAGCTGGGGGCCTCGGCCACACTTGTGCGCCCACCAGACTGCATCAAGCGCAG CCTCCTGGAGATGATGCTGGAGTCAGCCCTGACCGACATCAAAGAGGCCCCCCTTGGGGTCCTAGCCAGCCTCACCCAGCAGGCGCTTTGGCTGCTGCGCTTGCTGCAGGACTTCCTGTGTGCCGAGGGCCACGGTAACCAGGAGCTGTGGAGTGAGAAG CTCTTTGAAGGTGTGTGCAGCCTGCTTGATCGCCTGGGGGCCTGGCTGCACCTGGCCAATGGCACAGCAGATCTCCGAGAGATGGCACAGATCGGCCTGCGCCTTGTGCTTGGCTACATTCTGCTGGAGGACCCACAG CTGCACGCCCAGGCCTATGTGAAGCTGCACGCACTGCTGCAGACTGCAGTGCCCATGCGCCGGGAGGAGGCTTGCTATGTGCTCTCCAAGCTGGAGGCGGTGCTGGCACGGGCGCTGAACACCCCACCCTCAGAGACCCCCACCGGGGACGGGGAGCCCCCATCTGCAGCTGCTGCTGCAGAGCGCTGCTCATGGCTGGTACCGCTGGTGCGCACACTGCTGAACCGTGCCTACGGGCCACTGGGGCTGCAGTGGGGGCTgccttccctgcctcccaccaACGGCAGCCCCACCTTCTTCGAGGACTTCCAGGCCTTTTGTGCCACCCCCGAATGGCGTCACTTCATCGACAAGCAG GTGCAGCCCACCATGTCGCAGTTTGAAATGGACACCTACGCTAAGAGCCACGACCTCATGTCAGGCTTCTGGAATGCCTGCTACGACATGCTCATGAGCAGTGGGCAGCGGCGCCAGCGGGAGCGGGCACGCGGTCGTCGGGCCTTCCAG GAGCTGGTGCTGGAACCTGCACAGCGGCGGGCGCGCTTGGAGGGGCTGCGGTACACAGCAGCCCTGAAGCAGCAGGCAGCGCAGCACTCGACCGCCCTGCTGCACTGGGGGGCGCTGTGGCGTCAGCTCTCTAGCCCCTGTGGGGCCTGGGCCCTGAG GAACCCGCCCACCCCCCGGTGGAAGCTCTCCAGTGCCGAGACATACTCGCGCATGCGTCTGAAGCTGGTGCCCAACCATCACTTCAACCCTCACCTGGAAGCCAGTGCCCTGCGCGACAACCTGG GTGAGTCCCCCCTGACACCCACAGAGGAGGCCTCACTGCCTCTAGCAGTGACCAAAGAGGCCAAAGTCAGCAGCCTACCCGAGGAGCTGCAGGAAGACCAGCTGGGTGAGGATGAGCTGGCTGCGCTGGAGACCGT GTTGGAGGCCGCAGAACTGGATGAGCAGCACGAGAAGCTGGTGCTGTCAGCTGAGTGCCAGCTGGTCACAGTGGTGGCTGTGGTCCCAGGGCTGCTGGAGGTCACCACACAGCACGTGTATTTCTACGACGGCAGCGCTGAGCGTGTGGAAACCGAGGAGG GCATTGGCCATGACTTCCGGCGCCCACTGGCCCAGCTCCGCGAGGTCCACCTGCGGCGTTTCAACCTGCGCCGTTCGGCGCTTGAGCTCTTCTTCATTGATCAGGCCAACTACTTCCTCAACTTCCCCTGCAAGATGGGTGGGGCCACGGCCTCATCTCCGTGCCAGGCCCCCAGGCCCCAACCCTGCCCCATCCCGCCCCACACCCAGGTACGGAACCAGGTGTACTCGTGGCTCCTGCGCCTGCGACCCCCTACCCAAGGCTACCTGAGCAGCCGCTCCCCCCAGGAGATGCTGCGCGCCTCAGGCCTTACCCAG aaatGGGTACAGCGTGAGATCTCCAACTTCGAGTACCTGATGCAGCTCAACACCATAGCGGGGCGGACCTACAATGACTTGTCTCAGTACCCTGTG TTCCCCTGGGTCCTACAGGACTATGTGTCCCCAACGTTGGACCTCAGCAACCCAGTCGTCTTCCGGGACCTGTCCAAGCCCATCGGTGTGGTGAATCCCAAGCATGCCCAGCTTGTGAGAGAGAA GTATGAGAGCTTCGAGGACCCAGCGGGCACCATTGACAAATTCCACTATGGCACCCACTATTCCAACGCAGCAGGCGTGATGCACTACCTCATCCGCGTGGAACCCTTCACCTCCCTGCACGTCCAGCTGCAGAGTGGCCG CTTTGACTGCTCTGACCGGCAGTTCCACTCAGTGGCAGCAGCCTGGCAGGCCCGCCTGGAGAGCCCAGCCGACGTGAAGGAGCTCATTCCAGAGTTCTTCTACTTCCCTGATTTCCTGGAGAACCAGAACG GCTTTGACCTGGGCTGCCTGCAGCTGACCAATGAGAAGGTAGGCGACGTGGTGCTGCCCCCCTGGGCCAGCTCTCCTGAGGACTTCATCCAGCAGCACCGCCGGGCTCTG gagTCAGAATATGTGTCCACCCACCTGCACGAGTGGATCGACCTCATCTTTGGCTACAAGCAGCGGGGGCCAGCTGCAGAGGAGGCCCTCAATGTCTTCTATTACTGCACCTATGAGG GGGCCGTGGACCTGGACCAAGTAGCAGATGAGCGGGAACGGAAGGCTCTGGAGGGCATTATCAGCAACTTCGGGCAGACTCCCTGTCAGCTGCTGAAG GAGCCACATCCGGCTCGGCTTTCAGCTGAGGAAGCAGCCCAACGCCTTGCACGTCTGGACACTAACTCACCTAGCATCTTCCAGCACCTGGACCAGCTCAAGGCCTTCTTCGCAGAG GTCATCAGTGATGGCGTGCCCCTAGTGCTGGCCCTGGTTCCCCACCGGCAGCCCCACTCCTTCATCACCCAGGGCTCTGCAGACCTGTTG GTGACCGTGAGTGCCAGTGGGCTGCTGGGCACCCACAGCTGGTTGCCCTATGACCGTAACATAAGCAATTACTTCAGCTTCAGCAAAGACCCCACCGTGGGCAACCCCAA GATGCAGCGACTGCTGAGTGGCCCTTGGGTGCCAGGCGGTGGCGTGAGTGGGCAAGCCCTGGCAGCAGCCCCAGATGGAAAGCTGGTGTTCAGTGGTGGCCATTGGGATGGCAGCCTGCGAGTGACTGCACTACCCCGGGGCAAGCTGTTGAACCAGCTCAGCTGCCACCTCG ATGTAGTAACCTGCCTTGCACTGGACACCTGTGGCATCTACCTCATCTCAGGCTCCCGGGACACCACATGCATGGTGTGGCGGCTCCTGCAGCAG GGTGGGGTCTCGGTGGGGCTGGCATCAAAGCCTGTGCAGGTCCTATACGGGCATGAGGCTGCAGTGAGCTGTGTGGCCATCAGCACTGAACTTGACATGGCGGTGTCTGGATCCGAG GATGGAACTGTGATCATCCACACTGTACGCCGTGGCCAGTTTGTGGCCGCACTAAGGCCCCCAGGAGCCACGTTGCCTGGACCTGTGTCCCACCTGGCGCTGGGGTCTGAGGGCCAGATCCTTGTGCAGAGCTCAGCGCGGGAGCGTCTGGGGGCCCAG GTCACCTACTCCTTGCACCTGTACTCGGTGAATGGGAGGTTGCGGGCTTCACTGCCCTTGGTAGAGCAACCCACAGCCCTCGCGGTGACGGAGGACTTTGTTCTGCTGGGCACAGCCCAGTGTGCCCTGCACATCCTCCATTTGAACAA actGCTGCCGGCCGCGCCTCCCCTGCCCATGAAGGTGCCCATCCGCAGCGTGGCTGTAACCAAGGAGCGCAGCCACGTGCTCGTGGGCCTGGAAGACGGCAAGCTTATCGTGGTGGGCGCAGGGCAGCCCTCTGAG GTGCGCAGCAGCCAGTTTGCGCGGAAGCTGTGGCGGTCTTCCCGGCGCATCTCCCAGGTGTCCTCTGGGGAGACAGAGTACAACCCTGGAGAGGCGCGCTGA